In the genome of Populus alba chromosome 11, ASM523922v2, whole genome shotgun sequence, one region contains:
- the LOC118031336 gene encoding uncharacterized protein, with the protein MSTAKTSSKKRVAESLLTKSASKFRVEDEFDPELSSDIKGIMSALHQIREKAQKDGLKKNEQTISSVGSEIKSMIDELKSKIEKDRQTFAKALSKSSKECENCLKSETDKFQEIYDKFCKEKEAHLQALKDTVSKFEEDKERLCMRYEQMRKKEKSMISEHEKTCADKIAKMEESLKKKKQDDKTFSILRKSLGSFLEDASDEDFPPDD; encoded by the exons ATGTCAACAGCGAAAACAAGCTCCAAAAAGCGAGTTGCAGAGTCGTTACTCACCAAATCGGCTTCCAAATTCCGAGTCGAGGACGAGTTCGATCCCGAACTCTCAAG CGACATCAAGGGGATTATGTCGGCGCTACACCAGATCAGAGAGAAAGCTCAAAAGGACGGTCTGAAGAAGAACGAGCAGACGATTTCTAG TGTGGGCTCTGAGATCAAGTCTATGATTGATGAATTGAAGTCTAAAATTGAGAAGGACAG GCAAACTTTTGCAAAGGCACTCTCAAAGAGCTCAAAAGAG TGTGAAAATTGCTTGAAGAGTGAGACTGACAAGTTTCAAGAGATATATGACAAGTTTTGCAAGGAGAAGGAAGCTCATTTGCAGGCCCTGAAAG ATACTGTTTCCAAATTCGAGGAAGACAAGGAAAGGCTGTGTATGAGATACGAACAAATGA ggaagaaggagaaaagcATGATATCTGAACATGAGAAAACCTGTGCTGATAAAATTGCTAAAATGGAGGaatcattgaaaaagaaaaagcag GATGACAAGACTTTCAGCATTTTGAGGAAAAGCCTCGGCTCATTCCTGGAAGATGCTTCAGATGAGGACTTCCCTCCTGATGATTGA
- the LOC118031480 gene encoding FT-interacting protein 3, producing the protein MPPKEKPKEDYTLKVTSPDIGGRTVKGSDKLTLVEQRQFLYVRIVRANGLPVNNMTGTCDPFVELKIGNYKGITRCLEQTSNPEWNEVYAFTRDRLQGGRLEILVRDKESAINEIIGCLSFDLGDTPTRFPPNSPLAPQWYKLEDRNGIKVAGELMLAAWIGNQADDAFSVAWHSDAAAVSGKSVTNIRSNVYLSPVLWYLRVQVIAAQDLAPSDKNRKPEAYIKAVLGNLVSGTTVSKDKNPNPTWNEEVMFVAAEPFDDHLILSVEDRMGANKEVCLGRSVIPLHQVEKRLMPQAIGAQWINLEKYVAEGEEKTEVKFASRLHLRIFLDGLYHVFDETTYYSSDLRATSPKLWPEKIGVLELGILKAEGLLPTKSRDGRGTTDAYCVAKYGRKWVRTSRDSYAPKWNEQYCWDVYDPYTVVTIGVFDNCHLQAGDKNDGTGDPRLGKVRIRLSTLETGRIYTHSYPLLVLQPNGLKKMGELHLAVKFSCNNWINLLHTYSQPLLPMMHYLQPLSVYQLDSLRHQATCILSLRLDRADPPLRREVVEYMLDTGVNRWSLRRANANCERVMTCLSGIVVLWRQFDQIRHWKINSAITVLIYSLFVAMVMSPKLILTAFFLAPFVLGVRCFPKRPRHPPHMDTKLSHAETAQPDVLDEEFDSFPTSKQGEALKTRYDRLRGISGRLMIIIGDLATQLERIHALVSWRDSRATAMFLVFCLIACFLVHKVQFKYLVLVIGTYAMRPPRLRAGIPSIPQNFLRRLPAKTDSML; encoded by the coding sequence ATGCCTCCAAAAGAGAAACCAAAGGAGGACTACACCCTTAAGGTGACATCACCTGATATCGGTGGAAGGACAGTCAAAGGCAGCGACAAGCTTACTCTAGTTGAACAAAGACAGTTTCTTTATGTCAGAATTGTGAGAGCCAATGGCTTGCCAGTGAACAACATGACTGGCACTTGTGACCCTTTTGTCGAGCTGAAGATCGGAAACTACAAGGGAATAACTAGATGCCTTGAACAGACCTCAAACCCGGAATGGAATGAAGTCTATGCTTTCACAAGAGATCGCCTTCAGGGTGGGAGATTGGAGATCTTGGTAAGAGATAAAGAGTCTGCGATTAACGAGATTATTGGCTGTCTTTCCTTTGATTTGGGCGATACTCCTACGCGGTTTCCACCAAATAGTCCATTGGCACCACAGTGGTATAAATTGGAGGATCGCAATGGGATTAAGGTTGCAGGAGAGTTGATGTTAGCTGCTTGGATAGGGAATCAAGCTGACGACGCGTTTTCTGTTGCTTGGCATTCTGATGCAGCTGCTGTTAGCGGAAAAAGCGTGACAAACATTCGTTCTAATGTATACCTCTCCCCTGTGCTTTGGTATTTAAGAGTTCAAGTGATTGCAGCACAGGATTTGGCACCTTCAGACAAGAACAGGAAACCAGAAGCTTACATCAAGGCTGTTCTTGGGAACTTGGTTTCGGGGACTACAGTTTCAAAGGATAAGAATCCGAATCCTACTTGGAATGAGGAAGTGATGTTTGTTGCAGCAGAGCCATTTGatgatcatttaattttaagtgTGGAGGACAGGATGGGAGCTAATAAGGAAGTATGTTTAGGGAGGTCTGTGATTCCTTTGCACCAAGTGGAGAAGAGGTTGATGCCTCAAGCTATTGGTGCTCAGTGGATTAACCTTGAGAAGTATGTTGCGGAGGGTGAAGAGAAGACAGAAGTGAAGTTTGCCAGCAGACTTCATTTGAGGATCTTTTTAGATGGTTTATATCATGTTTTTGATGAAACAACTTACTACAGCAGTGATTTGAGGGCAACATCTCCCAAGTTATGGCCAGAGAAAATCGGGGTCTTGGAGCTAGGTATCCTAAAAGCCGAAGGGTTGCTACCAACGAAGTCCAGGGATGGCCGTGGAACTACCGATGCTTATTGTGTAGCGAAATACGGGCGGAAGTGGGTTAGGACGAGTAGAGACAGTTATGCTCCAAAGTGGAATGAGCAATACTGCTGGGATGTTTATGATCCATATACAGTTGTTACCATTGGAGTTTTTGATAACTGTCATTTACAGGCAGGGGACAAGAACGATGGGACGGGTGATCCAAGACTTGGCAAAGTAAGGATTCGGTTGTCTACTCTCGAAACTGGTAGGATTTATACACATTCCTACCCGCTTTTAGTCTTGCAACCAAATGGATTGAAGAAAATGGGAGAGCTTCATTTGGCTGTGAAATTTAGTTGCAACAATTGGATCAACTTGCTTCATACTTACTCACAACCTTTGCTTCCTATGATGCATTACCTCCAACCATTATCAGTCTATCAGCTTGATAGTTTAAGACACCAAGCTACTTGTATTCTCTCTTTGAGGCTTGATCGTGCCGACCCGCCCCTAAGGAGGGAGGTTGTGGAGTACATGCTTGATACAGGTGTAAATAGATGGAGCTTGAGAAGAGCAAATGCAAATTGTGAGAGAGTCATGACATGTTTGAGTGGAATCGTTGTTCTTTGGAGGCAGTTTGATCAAATACGCCATTGGAAGATCAATTCAGCAATCACAGTCCTGATTTATTCATTGTTCGTTGCCATGGTTATGAGCCCAAAACTAATATTGACTGCATTCTTTCTAGCTCCTTTCGTGCTTGGAGTTCGGTGCTTTCCAAAGAGGCCAAGACATCCTCCACATATGGATACCAAATTATCCCATGCTGAAACTGCTCAACCTGATGTACTTGACGAGGAATTCGATTCGTTTCCCACTTCCAAGCAAGGTGAAGCACTAAAGACAAGGTATGATAGATTGAGAGGAATTTCAGGGAGGTTGATGATAATTATTGGAGATTTGGCAACTCAACTGGAGAGGATTCATGCTCTTGTAAGCTGGAGGGATTCACGAGCTACTGCAATGTTTTTGGTATTCTGTCTCATTGCTTGTTTCTTGGTTCATAAAGTTCAGTTCAAGTACTTGGTTCTTGTTATAGGGACTTATGCAATGAGGCCTCCAAGACTTCGTGCTGGCATTCCTTCCATTCCTCAAAATTTCCTCAGGAGATTGCCTGCTAAAACTGATAGCATGTTGTAA
- the LOC118031337 gene encoding CASP-like protein 1C2, producing MAKSNNIFTNTLRLLALAATVVAVVFMVASHDSAQVLNLTFTAKYSNTPAFKYLVIGEAIAGGYTVISILLSFKGLFWRLIVILDMVTTVLLTSSISAALAIAQVGKKGNTHAGWLPICGQVPDFCDNVTVALIAGFAAAIIYFVLLLCSL from the exons ATGGCTAAGAGTAACAACATTTTCACCAACACCCTCAGGCTCCTTGCCTTGGCTGCCACTGTGGTTGCAGTTGTCTTCATGGTCGCCAGCCATGACTCTGCCCAAGTCTTGAACTTAACATTCACTGCAAAATATAGCAACACACCAGCATTCAA GTACTTGGTGATTGGAGAGGCAATTGCAGGTGGATACACCGTTATATCTATCCTTCTCTCCTTCAAAGGCCTGTTTTGGCGCTTGATTGTAATCCTAGATATG GTCACAACAGTGCTACTCACATCAAGCATTTCTGCTGCGCTGGCAATAGCTCAAGTGGGCAAGAAAGGGAACACTCATGCTGGTTGGCTACCAATTTGTGGACAAGTTCCTGATTTCTGCGACAATGTGACTGTAGCTCTTATTGCTGGTTTTGCTGCAGCAATAATTTACTTTGTGCTTCTTCTCTGTTCTCTCTAA
- the LOC118031338 gene encoding probable 2-carboxy-D-arabinitol-1-phosphatase — protein MICGVLTFRAPLSSSSSFTCDSKRPAKHSARLKIQCSNSSPDIPLTTEKIVNDSYLTGGAYDFDRASTSLTQKLLSSPKKVTIVRHGLSSWNKESRVQGSSNLSVLTETGVRQAERCRKALGNMYFDRCFSSPISRAKSTAEVIWQGREEPLVFLDSLKEAHLFYLEGMKNVDAREKYPKEYTTWREDPANFTVNGIYPVRKLWGTAREAWKEILFSSGENFLVITHKSILRALICTALGLSPERFRSIDVNNGGISVFTFNKKGEAMLQSLNMTAHMYSDHTYLY, from the exons ATGATTTGTGGAGTTCTCACCTTCAGAGCTCCTCTTTCTTCAAGCTCTTCCTTCACTTGTGATTCAAAAAGACCTGCTAAGCATTCCGCCAGACTCAAAATTCAATGCTCAAATTCTAGCCCGGACATTCCTTTAACCACCG AGAAGATTGTAAATGACTCTTATTTGACTGGCGGTGCATATGATTTTGATAGAGCATCAACATCACTTACCCAGAAGTTATTATCATCTCCAAAGAAGGTTACTATTGTAAGGCACGGTCTTAGCTCTTGGAACAAAGAGAGTAGAGTTCAG GGAAGCTCAAACTTGTCTGTCTTAACAGAAACTGGAGTGAGGCAAGCGGAGAGGTGTAGGAAAGCCTTGGGAAATATGTACTTTGATCGGTGCTTTTCAAGTCCAATATCCCGTGCCAAG TCCACTGCAGAAGTCATATGGCAAGGGAGGGAAGAGCCACTGGTTTTTCTCGATTCATTGAAGGAGGCCCATCTTTTTTACCTTGAAGGCATGAAAAATG TGGATGCTAGGGAGAAATATCCAAAGGAGTACACAACATGGAGAGAAGATCCTGCTAATTTTACTGTCAATGGCATCTACCCCGTGCGAAAGCTATGGGGGACGGCTAGAGAAGCTTGGAAGGAAATATTGTTTTCGTCT gGAGAAAACTTTTTGGTCATCACACATAAGTCAATATTGAGGGCATTGATCTGTACAGCTTTGGGGCTAAGTCCAGAGAG GTTCCGTTCAATTGATGTAAATAATGGTGGCATATCTGTATTCACTTTCAACAAAAAAGGAGAAGCAATGCTTCAATCTTTGAACATGACAGCTCACATGTACAGTGATCACACCTATCTTTACTGA
- the LOC118031339 gene encoding pentatricopeptide repeat-containing protein At2g33760 produces the protein METKQPHKLPHSPAYNFLLQAGPRLYLLHQVHAHIIVSGYGRSRSLLTKLLNLACAAGSISYTRQIFLAVPNPDSFLFTSLIKSTSKFHNFSIYSLYFYSRMVLSNVSPSNYTFTSVIKSCADLSALKHGRVVHGHVLVHGFGLDVYVQAALVALYGKCGDLINARKVFDKTRERSIVAWNSMISGYEQNGFAKEAIGLFDRMKETGVEPDSATFVSVLSACAHLGAFSLGCWVHEYIVGNGLDLNVVLGTSLINMYIRCGNVSKAREVFDSMKERNVVAWTAMISGYGTNGYGSQAVELFHEMRRNGLFPNSITFVAVLSACAHAGLVNEGRRLFASIREEYHLVPGVEHRVCLVDMLGRAGLLDEAYNFIKEEIPENPAPAILTAMLGACKMHKNFDLGAQVAEHLLATEPENPAHYVILSNIYALAGRMDQVEIVRNDMIRKCLKKQVGYSTIEVDQNTYLFSMGDRSHSETNAIYHYLDELMWKCREAGYVPVSDSVMHELEEEEREYALRYHSEKLAIAFGLLKTSHGTPIRIVKNLRMCEDCHSAIKFISAVSSREIIVRDKLRFHHFKVGSCSCLDYW, from the coding sequence ATGGAGACCAAACAACCCCATAAACTCCCACATTCTCCGGCCTACAATTTCCTTCTCCAAGCTGGACCACGTCTCTATCTTCTCCACCAAGTCCACGCCCACATTATAGTCTCTGGCTATGGTCGCAGCCGATCTCTTCTTACTAAGCTTCTCAATTTAGCTTGCGCTGCTGGCTCCATTAGCTACACGCGCCAAATCTTTCTCGCTGTCCCAAATCCAGATTCTTTCCTCTTCACTTCCCTTATCAAATCCACCTCCAAATTCCACAACTTCTCAATTTATTCCCTTTACTTCTATAGCCGCATGGTCCTTTCTAATGTTTCACCTTCAAATTATACTTTTACGAGTGTGATTAAATCTTGTGCTGACTTATCGGCTCTGAAACATGGTAGGGTTGTTCATGGGCATGTTTTGGTTCACGGGTTTGGATTGGATGTGTATGTTCAAGCTGCTTTGGTGGCTCTTTATGGGAAGTGTGGTGATTTGATTAATGCGAGGAAAGTGTTTGATAAAACACGTGAGAGAAGTATTGTGGCATGGAATTCAATGATTTCTGGGTATGAGCAAAACGGGTTTGCTAAAGAGGCAATTGGGTTGTTTGATCGAATGAAGGAAACGGGTGTTGAACCGGATTCGGCCACATTTGTGAGTGTTCTGTCCGCTTGTGCTCACTTGGGTGCATTTAGTTTAGGGTGTTGGGTGCATGAGTATATTGTTGGTAATGGCTTAGATTTGAATGTGGTGCTTGGTACTTCGTTGATTAATATGTATATAAGGTGTGGGAATGTGAGTAAAGCGAGAGAGGTTTTTGATTCGATGAAGGAAAGGAATGTAGTGGCTTGGACGGCAATGATTTCTGGGTATGGAACAAATGGTTATGGTAGCCAAGCAGTTGAATTGTTTCATGAAATGAGAAGAAATGGATTATTTCCTAATAGTATTACATTTGTTGCTGTTTTGTCAGCATGTGCTCATGCAGGGTTAGTAAATGAAGGTCGCCGGTTGTTTGCAAGCATAAGAGAAGAGTATCACTTGGTGCCTGGGGTGGAGCATCGTGTTTGCTTGGTGGATATGCTTGGTCGTGCAGGACTTCTCGATGAAGCATACAATTTTATCAAAGAAGAGATTCCTGAAAACCCAGCACCTGCTATTTTGACGGCGATGCTTGGAGCTTGCAAGATGCATAAGAATTTTGACCTTGGAGCACAAGTTGCTGAGCATCTCTTAGCTACCGAACCAGAAAATCCAGCTCATTACGTGATACTCTCAAATATATATGCTTTGGCAGGTAGAATGGACCAGGTGGAAATAGTCAGAAACGATATGATTCGAAAATGCCTGAAGAAACAAGTTGGCTATAGTACAATAGAAGTGGATCAAAACACTTACTTGTTTAGCATGGGGGACAGGTCTCACTCTGAGACAAACGCGATTTATCATTATCTAGATGAGTTGATGTGGAAGTGTAGAGAAGCGGGTTACGTGCCAGTGTCTGATTCAGTGATGCATGAATTGGAAGAGGAGGAGAGAGAATATGCACTTAGATACCATAGTGAGAAGCTCGCAATAGCATTTGGGTTATTGAAAACGAGCCATGGAACTCCTATCAGGATAGTGAAGAACCTTCGAATGTGTGAAGATTGTCATTCGgccattaaatttatttcagcTGTCTCCAGTAGAGAGATTATTGTCCGTGATAAGCTTCGCTTCCATCACTTCAAGGTCGGCTCATGTTCTTGTCTGGATTACTGGTGA